GCTGAAGTTGTGGTTGTCATAGCAGCTTCAGTTGTAGTTTTTGTAGCaggtgctgcagttgtggttatcgtaggagcttcagttgtagttgttgaagtaggtgctgcagttgtagtggttgtaAGAGCTACAGATGGTGTTGTAGGAGCGTCAGTTGTAGTTATTTTAGCAGATGCAGCGGTTGTCGAAGTAGGTGGTGTAGTTGTGGTCGTAGTTGCTACGGTTGTCGAAGTAGGTGGTGTAGTTGTGgtggtaggagctacagttgtacttggagctacagttgtggttgtcgtaggagctacagttgtcgttgtaggtgctgctgttgtagtggtcgtagtatCTAAAGTTGCAGTAGGAGTATCAGTTGAGGTTGTCGTAGTAGCTGCGTTTGTAGTGGTCGTAGTGGGTGCTTCTGTTGTAATGGTCGTGGGATCTaaagttgtagtaggagctgcagttgtggttgtcgtaggagctgcatTTGTATTTGTTGTAGTAGATGCTGCTGTTGTGGTCGTAGGAGCTACAGATGTTGTAGTTAGAGCTGCCGTTGTGGTTGTCATAGGAGCTTCAGTTGTCGTTGTTGTAGGAACTGCATTTGTAGTTGTCGAAGTAGGTGCTGCTGATGTAGTGGTTGTAAGAGCTGCAGTGGTTGTTGaagtaggtgctgcagttgtagtggtcatAGGAGCTACAGATGGtgtcgtaggagctacagttgtggttgtcgtagtaggtgttgtcgtagtaggtgttgtagttgtcgtagtaggcactgaagttgtggttgtcgtagcagcttcagttgtagttgtcgtagcaggtgctgcagttgtggttatcgtaggagcttcagttgtagttgttgaagtaggtggtgtagttgtggtggtaggagctacagttgtacttggagctacagttgtggttgtcgtaggagctacagttgtcgtTGTAGGTGCTactgttgtagtggtcgtagtatCTAAAGTTTTCAGTAGGAGTATCAGTtgcggttgtcgtaggagctgtgTTTGTAATGGTCGTCGTGGGTGCTTCTGTTGTAATGGTCGTGGGATCTAAAGTTGTAGTaagagctgcagttgtggttgtcgtaggagctgcatttgtagttgttgtagtagatcCTGCTGTTGTAGTGGACGTAGGAGCTACAGATATTGTAGttggagctgcagttgtggttgtcgtaggagcttcagttgtcGTTGTTGTAGGAACTGCATTTGTAGTTGTCGAAGTAGGTGTTGCTGATGTAGTGGTTGTAAGAGCTGCAGTGGTTGTTGaagtaggtgctgcagttgtagtggtcaaAGGAGCTACAGATGGtgtcgtaggagctacagttgtggttgtcatagtaggtgttgtagttgtcgtagtaggtgttgtagttgtcgtagtaggtgttgtagtaggtgttgtagttgtcgtagtaggcactgaagttgtggttgtcgtagcagcttcagttgtagttgtcgtagcaggtgctgcagttgtggttatcGTAGGAGCTTCTGTTGTAGTTGTTGAAGTAGGTGGTGTAGTTGTGgtggtaggagctacagttgtacttggagctacagttgtggttgtcgtaggagctacagttgtcgttgtaggtgctgctgttgtagtggtcgtagtatCTAAAGTTGCAGTAGGAGTATCAGTTGCGGTTGTCGTAAGAGCTGCGTTTGTAGTGGTCGTCGTGGGTGCTTCTGTTGTAATGGTCGTGGGATCTaaagttgtagtaggagctgcagttgtggttgtcgtaggagctgcatttgtagttgttgtagtagatcCTGCTGTTGTAGTGGACGTAGGAGCTACAGATGTTGCAGttggagctgcagttgtggttgtcataGGAGCTTCAGTTGTCGTTGTTGTAGGAACTGCATTTGTAGTTGTCGAAGTAGGTGCTGCTGATGTAGTGGTTGTAAGAGCTGCAGTGGTTGTTGAAGTAgatgctgcagttgtagtggtcatAGGAGCTACAGAtgttgtcgtaggagctacagttgtggttgtcgtagtaggtgttgtagttgtcgtagtaggtgttgtagttgtcgtagtaggtgaAGTTGTGGTTGTCAAGGTGCTTCAGTTGTAGTTTTCGTAGTAGGcactgcagttgtggttgtcgtagcagcttcagttgtagttgttgtagcaggtgctgcagttgtagtggttatctgtaggagcttcagttgtagttgttgtcaagtaggtggtgtagttgtggtggtaggagctacagttgtacttggagctacagttgtggttgtcgtaggagctacagttgtcgttgtaggtgctgctgttgtagtggtcgtagtatCTAAAGTTGTAGTAGGAGTATCAGTTGAGGTTGTCGTAATAGCTGCGTTTGTAGTGGTCGTAGTGGGTGCTTCTGTTGTAATGGTCGTGGGATCTaaagttgtagtaggagctgcagttgtggttgtcgtaggagctgcatTTGTATTTGTTGTAGTAGATGCTGCTGTTGTGGTCGTAGGAGCTACAGATGTTGCAGTTGGAGCTGCCGTTGTGGTTGTCATAGGAGCTTCAGTTGTCGTTGTTGTAGGAACTGCATTTGTAGTTGTCGAAGTAGGTGCTGCTGATGTAGTGGTTTTAAGAGCTGCAGTGGTTGTTGaagtaggtgctgcagttgtagtggtcaaAGGAGCTACAGATGAtgtcgtaggagctacagttgtggttgtcatagtaggtgttgtagttgtcgtagtaggtgttgtagttgtcgtagtaggcctgagttgtggttgtcgtagcagcttgttgtagttgtcgtagcaggtactgcagttgtggttgtcgtagcagcttcagttgtagttgttgaagtaggtgctgcagttgtggttgtaaGAGCTACAGTGGTGTGTAGGTGCTTCTGTTGTAGTTGCGCGTTGTGAAGTAGATGGTGTAGTTGTGGTGGTAGGTGCTACAGTTGTActtggagctacagttgtggttgtcgtaggagctacagttgtcgtTGTTGTAGCTGCATTTTAGGTGCTGCTGTTGTAGTGGTTGTACTCAGTTTTAGTATGCTACAGTTGTAGTTCATAGGAGCTTCAGtgttgtcgtaggagctacagttgtggttgtcgtagtaggtgttgTAGTTGTCGTGGTGGTTGTAGTTGTCGTAGTGGCGCtgaagttgtggttgtcgtagcagcttcagttgtagtttaggtgctgcagttgtggttgtcgtaggagctgcatttgtagttattgtagtaggtgctgctgttgtagtggtcgtaggagctacAGATGTTGCAGTTGGAGCTGCAGTTGTGCTTGtcgtaggagcttcagttgtcGTTGTTGTAGGAACTGCATTTGTAGTTGTCGAAGTAGGTGCTGCTGATGTAGTGGTTGTAAGAGCTGCAGTGGTTGTTGAAGTAgatgctgcagttgtagtggtcatAGGAGCTACAGAtgttgtcgtaggagctacagttgtggttgtcgtagtaggtgttgtcgtagtaggtgttgtagttgtcgtagtaggCGCTGAAGTTGTGGTTGTCATAGCTGCTTCAGTTGTAGTTTTCGTAGCaggtgctgcagttgtggttatcgtaggagcttcagttgtagttgttgaagtaggtgctgcagttgtagtggttgtaAGAGCTACAGATGGTGTTGTAGGAGCGTCAGTTGTAGTTATTTTAGCAGATGCAGCGGTTGTCGAAGTAGGTGGTGTAGTTGTGGTCGTAGTTGCTACGGTTGTCGAAGTATGCGGTGTAGTTGTGgtggtaggagctacagttgtacttggagctacagttgtggttgtcgttggagctacagttgtcgttgtaggtgctgctgttgtagtggtcgtagtatCTAAAGTTGTAGTAGGAGTATCAGTTGCGGTTGTCGTAAGAGCTGCATTTGTAGTGGTCGTAGTGGGTGCTTCTGTTGTAATGGTCGTGGGATCTaaagttgtagtaggagctgcagttgtggttgtcgtaggagctgcatTTGTATTTGTTGTAGTAGATGCTGCTGTTGTGGTGCGTAGGAGCTACAGATGTTGTAGTTAGAGCTGccgttgtggttgtcgtaggagcttcagttgtcGTTGTTGTAGGAACTGCATTAGTAGTGCTGCTGATGTAGTGGTTGTAAGAGCTGCAGTGGTTGTTGaagtaggtgctgcagttgtagtggtcatAGGAGCTACAGATGGTGTCGTAGGAGCTACAGctgtgttgtggttgtcgtagtttAGTAGGtgttgtcgtagtaggtgttgtagttgtcgtagtaggcactgaagttgtggttgtcgtagcagcttcagttgtagttgtcgtagcaggtgctgcagttgtggttatcgtaggagcttcagttgtagttgttgaagtaggtggtgtagttgtggtggtaggagctacagttgtacttggagctacagttgtggttgtcgtaggagctacagttgtcgtTGTAGGTGCTactgttgtagtggtcgtagtatCTAAAGTTTTAGTAGGAGTATCAGTtgcggttgtcgtaggagctgtgTTTGTAATGGTCGTCGTGGGTGCTTCTGTTGTAATGGTCGTGGGATCTAAAGTTGTAGTaagagctgcagttgtggttgtcgtaggagctgcatttgtagttgttgtagtagatcCTGCTGTTGTAGTGGACGTAGGAGCTACAGATATTGTAGttggagctgcagttgtggttgtcgtaggagcttcagttgtcGTTGTTGTAGGAACTGCATTTGTAGTTGTCGAAGTAGGTGCTGCTGATGTAGTGGTTGTAAGAGCTGCAGTGGTTGTTGaagtaggtgctgcagttgtagtggtcaaAGGAGCTACAGATGAtgtcgtaggagctacagttgtggttgtcatagtaggtgttgtagttgtcgtagtaggtgttgtagttgtcgtagtaggtgttgtagtaggtgttgtagttgtcgtagtaggcactgaagttgtggttgtcgtagcagcttcagttgtagttgtcgtagcaggtgctgcagttgtggttatcgtaggagcttcagttgtagttgttgaagtaggtggtgtagttgtggtggtaggagctacagttgtacttggagctacagttgtggttgtcgtaggagctacagttgtcgttgtaggtgctgctgttgtagtggtcgtagtatCTAAAGTTGTAGTAGGAGTATCAGTTGCGGTTGTCGTAAGAGCTGCGTTTGTAGTGGTCGTAGTGGGTGCTTCTGTTGTAATGGTCGTGGGATCTaaagttgtagtaggagctgcagttgtggttgtcgtaggagctgcatttgtagttgttgtagtagatgctgctgttgtagtggtcgtaggagctacAGATGTTGCAGttggagctgcagttgtggttgtcataGGAGCTTCAGTTGTCGTTGTTGTAGGAACTGCATTTGTAGTTGTTGAAGTAGGTGCTGCTGATGTAGGGGTTGTAAGAGCTGCAGTGGTTGTTGAAGTAgatgctgcagttgtagtggtaaTAGGAGCTACAGAtgttgtcgtaggagctacagttgtggttgtggtagtaggtgttgtagttgtcgtagtaggtgttgtagttgtcgtagtaggcgctgaagttgtggttgtcgtagcagcttcagttgtagttgtcgtagcaggtgctgcagttgtggttatcgtagaagcttcagttgtagttgttgaagtaggtgctgcagttgtagtggttgtaAGAGCTACAGATGGTGTTGTAGGTGCGTCAGTTGTAGTTATTTTAGCAGATGCAGCGGTTGTCGAAGTAGATGGTGTAGTTGTGGTCGTAGGTGCTACGGTTGTActtggagctacagttgtggttgtcgtaggagcttcagttgtcGTTGTTGTAGGAACTGCATTTGTAGTTGTCGAAGTAGGTGCTGCTGATGTAGTGGTTGTAAGAGCTGCAGTGGTTGTTGaagtaggtgctgcagttgtagtggtcatAGGAGCTTCAGAtgttgtcgtaggagctacagttgtggttgtcgtagtaggtgttgTAGTTGTCGTGGTAGGTAttgtagttgtcgtagtaggcgctgaagttgtggttgtcgtagcagcttcagttgtagttgtcgtagcaggtgctgcagttgtggttatcgtaggagctgcatttgtagttgttgtagtaggtgcTGCttttgtagtggtcgtaggagctacagatgttgtagttggagctgcagttgtggttgtcgtaggagcttcagttgtcGTTGTTGTAGGAACTGCATTTGTAGTTGTCGAAGTAGGTGCTGCATTTGTAGTGGTCATAGGAGCTACAGATGTTGTCGTAGGTgctacagttgtggttgtcgtagtaggtgttgtcgtagtaggtgttgtagttgtcgtagtaggcgctgaagttgtggttgtcgtagcagcttcagttgtagttgtcgtagcaggtgctgcagttgtggttatcgtaggagcttcagttgtagTTGTTGAAGTAGGTGCTGAAGTTGTAGTGGTTGTAAGAGCTACAGATGGTGTTGTAGGAGCGTCAGTTGTAGTTATTTTAGCAGATGCAGCGGTTGTCGAAGTAGGTGGTGTAGTTGTGGTCGTAGGTGCTACGGTTGTCGAAGTATGCGGTGTAGTTGTGgtggtaggagctacagttgtacttggagctacagttgtggttgtcgttggagctacagttgtcgttgtaggtgctgctgttgtagtggtcgtagtatCTAAAGTTGTAGTAGGAGTATCAGTTGCGGTTCTCGTAAGAGCTGCGTTTGTAGTGGTCGTAGTGGGTGCTTCTGTTGTAATGGTCGTGTGATCTaaagttgtagtaggagctgcagttgtggttgtcgtaggagctgcatttgtagttgttgtagtaggtgcTGCTGTTGTAGTGGACGTAGGAGCTACAGATGTTGTAGTTAGAGCTGccgttgtggttgtcgtaggagcttcagttgtcGTTGTTGTAGGAACTGCATATGTAGTGGTTGTAAGAGCTGCAGTGGTTGTTGaagtaggtgctgcagttgtagtcGTCATAGGAGCTACAGATGTTGTCGTAGGAGatacagctgtggttgttgtaataggtgttgtggttgtcgtagttggtgttgtagttgtcgtagtaggtgttgTAGTTGTCGTTGTAGTTGTCGTTGTAGGCGCtgaagttgtggttgtcgtagcagcTTCACTTGTAGTTGTCGAAGCaggtgctgcagttgtggttatcgtaggagcttcagttgtagttgttgaagtaggtgctgcagttgtagtggttgtaagagctacagttgtagtaggagctacagttattgtcataggagctacagttgttgtagtaggagctgcagttattgttataggagctacagttgttgtcgtaggagctgcagttgtcgtaggagcttcagttgtgTTAACTGCAGTTGTGGTCGGAACTCCATGGATATTCCAGCATAAAAACACTGTGGTTTATGAGATGAATGGTTAATATGTTTATTGCGCAcactatcaacatttccaagATTTCCCTTCATCAGCATGGTGCAGTTTTTGACATCTTTATTATATACAATATTCAATTATAATTTATAGCTACATTAATTAAATACGGAAATGATTCCCTTGATTGTTAATAATATTACCTATAATACCTTATTGAGATTAGGAGCTACTTGagttgcatttttttgttgttgaaaagatGGTACATTTTTCATTACAGTAGTGTGGTAATATAATTCAAGTAATAGAGGATACAGCAGTGTGATAATATTTAGCGCTTACAATTGAGTCATTTTCCTTTTtatattttgaaatgtatttaatcGAGGTGAGACATTTGACATTAGACTAGGCAAAATGTAAAATTGCCCccatgaaatgtcaaaataaacatATTTAGAAAAAAATCATAAGCATTGTAACATCATATGCAAAGACTATGTACATAATTACTCATTATTATAATTACATGATCTACATGTATATGGTCTATTTTGTCACCATCTTGCCTTTTTGGTTGTTAATATTTTGATTCAGGATTAATACACGAGTTGGCATGAAGTTAGCAAATAGTAAATAATTAGTTAGAAACATGATCACGGATTAAAATTCAGTGTACTACATACCCATGGTAAAAAATGTAGCCGTCAGTTTCTGTGTCTTCATTTTGGACTTAGTTGATGCAGTTGTTTTCTGAATAGaaagaaaaatatatacattttattgaCAGGTCATAAACCACTATTAATGTGCAGCGGTGGACACTTATCAACTTAATCTgcaacttgttaagcaaatttatGCAACTCATTTAGGTGTGCCagatcaagaggtgtgaataattATTAATTCAAGACATCTCTGTGAATAAAAGTAGCTTGTGAAGAATAATGTTAAAAATAAGGAAACAAAATGTGAAAACTTTTGCAAGGGTGTGAATAATTTCACAACAGTCACTATAACTGCTGTGAACATGGATTTATATACTTTAGTGAAATTACACAGTAAAATCCAGATTAGCATTGCATTTTTTCCCATGAGAAATCAGCCTATTACCTCATCCCACCAATCATGTTACTTCATAAAAGAGGAATGGGCATTTCAAATTTGCAAATGGTCTGCCAGCGACCAGCAATTCACACATATTCTGTGAAAGTAATCGGCGTAGTTCATCAAAAGTGGATGttttttcaaatataaaatataatacatGAAATAGTAAAATCCACATTAGCGTTGCAATTTTTCAGGAGAAATCCGCATTTTGCTCCTTAAAAAACACAAGTATTTAAACTTGGCTATCAAAAGTTGACCAATCCATTTTCTATAttcttaaaaagatgagagaaataggaaacctgcacactgctcttgctaaTATCAGTGCTCTATTAAGCTTCACATATAGGCCTCAAGCATTAAACACGTTGAACGGATGTGGCTGGAGCAATGTCTACATAAGTGTGCAaaataaaaacactcacaaaatccTGGAGTATAAGGAAAACAAGCATATGTtacaaatatttatattttttatttaaccttcctttaactaggcaagtcagttaagaacaaattcttacttacaatgacagcctaggaacattgggttaactgccttgttcaggggcaaaacaacagatttttaccttctcagctcagggattcaatctagcaaccttttggttactggcccaatattctaaccactaggctacctgacacccctataatataacaatgtgcatttcataataattataataaagtgtgtacataaaacattttaaacaagacagtgaaaccacaatgaggacattgaCCTATCAAGGAAGTTGTCATAAATCATTGGGTACTGTACAACAAAAAACGTCAGAGTGATCTGAAGTGGCGGCATTAACTCATGTTCACATTTACATAACATGCatgggcatttcatcattaagaccaggctgtaacacaacaaaatgtggaataaatcaagaagcatgaatactttctgaaggcactgtaaattatGTAAATTTAAAGTTTTCAAATGGTCTGCCAGCAATTAACTACATGTTCCTATACATATTCTGTGACAGCTTAGTAGTTAATCAAAAGTGTATGGGTGTTTACATATAACATGTACATAATAACCATCATCTTCATAGTTTCAATGTTTTTGCTTTACATTATCCATTTTGGATTTTGATCTTTTCTTATAAGACCATTTTACCTTGTTATATTTgtatgtatttacattttttgtgcTGTGTGCAATTTAtttgaaaaaaatgtatcaaatatTTTCCATTTATATATTCCATTATACAGTAAAGGTTATTACTTACCTACAGCAAACACCTCAATGCCAGCCACCTATTTCTGTAATTTCTCCCAATATCAATTGATGAAGGTCTTGGTTAATGACAATAAACAATCACAATATCTAGCTTATATCAACTCTAAAATCTCATTATCTGTCTAGTTCTGTTAACCATTTCAAGCTTACAATTGAACTGTTCCTGTGTATACTGTCATGCCAATGTATTCCTAGTCTGTATTTATATTACTATAGGGCTGGTTTGATGCCAAATAGTCTGTCTTTCAGGTGACGTAATATTTTGGGAGGCACCAAAGATAATAAGATAAAGGTGACGAaaaagggagggacagaggaatGCAAGTGGAAGGTTCTTAGCCTAATAATGCTTTCATTTTTTCCCCCAGGTACTGACGTGGTATAGGAAACTGGTTAGGTGTTCGGGACAAACAATTTGGggtggacaattttttttttttaaatagggagGGGCAAAGAATCTGTTTGAGAGTATAATAACAGTTATGTACTGACCTTAATTTATTGTAAACTGTTTagatgacaaatacattttgtaaAAGATTTTCTGTAGCTAGAAACTTATATAATTGTGCTTAATTGACTTAACTTTGGAGCCATTCATTTAATTTAGTCAGTGGCCTAAAGTAAGCAGTCAGCCTTTTTCTATTTAACAGTTCTACATTCACACATGTGCTACTTCCCATATCTTTTTAAAAACATTGTTGTTTCCTTATttaatctttgtgggctatactcggccttgtctcaggatggtaagttggtggatgaagatatccctcaagtggtgtggaggctgtgctttggcaaagtgggtgggattatatccttcctgtttggccctgtccgggggtatcatcggatggggccacagtgtctcctgacccctcctgtctcagcctccagtatttatgctgcagtagtttatgtgtcggggggctatggtcagtctgttatatctggagtatttctcctgtctcatccggtgtcctgtgtgaatttaagtaggctctctctaattctctctttctttctttctttctttctttctttctttctttctttctttctttctttctttctctctctcggaggacctgagccctaggaccatgcctcaggactacctgacatgatgactccttgctgtcccccgtccacctggccgtgctgctgctccagtttcaactgttctgcctgcggctatggaaccctgacctggtcaccggacgtgctacctgtcccagacctgctgttttcaactctctaaagacagcaggagcggtagagatactctcaatgatcggctatgaaaagccaactgacatttactcttgaggtgctgactagTTGCAccttcgacaactactgtgattattattatttgaccatgctggtcatttatgaacattttaacattttggccatgttctgttataatctccacccggcacagccagaagaggactggccacccctcatagcctggttcctctctaggttttttcctaggttttggcctttctagggagtttttcctagccaccgtgcttctacacctgcattgcttgctgtttggggttttaggctgggtttctgtacagcactttgagatatcagctgatgtaagaagggctatataaatacattttattttatttcttttaaCAGTAGATTCAGTTTATGAATCTCTAACAAAAGTGGTGTCAAGATAGGTTGTAATCAGCTGGTAAATATGATTGAGGGTCACAATGACCCCACATGGTGAGCCCAACAATGGAGGAAATCATCTTGGATTTCTGCTTTTATGGGGAGCATTTTCCAGATGCTAAAATAATTTTACAAAAATGATTGCTTACAATGAAGAATGTTGACACCTAAACATATGTGTGTACCTGCTGAAAAGcaataaataaatgtttaacaatataacaaaaaattaatTTCTGATAAAATATTATGTGCGAAATACCTTATATTTTTTGGACTACAGTTGATATATTTGGAGAAATTTATAAAAATGTGTATCTtgtggctggataaaaaaaaatacatattttaagactgttaaagttatttttaaatattttctacAATAGTGTTTCAGTATtttgaagagtgccttggtcctcatcattttgatatcatggatggtcagtccttgcatccatagctacatctatgaattt
This genomic interval from Salmo salar chromosome ssa27, Ssal_v3.1, whole genome shotgun sequence contains the following:
- the LOC123730895 gene encoding mucin-5AC-like; protein product: MIGGMSTTEAATTTTTSAPTTTTTIPTTTTTTPTTTTTTVAPTTTSEAPMTTTTAAPTSTTTAALTTTTSAAPTSTTTNAVPTTTTTEAPTTTTTVAPSTTVAPTTTTTPSTSTTAASAKITTTDAPTTPSVALTTTTTAAPTSTTTTEASTITTTAAPATTTTTEAATTTTTSAPTTTTTTPTTTTTTPTTTTTTVAPTTTSVAPITTTTAASTSTTTAALTTPTSAAPTSTTTNAVPTTTTTEAPMTTTTAAPTATSVAPTTTTTAASTTTTTNAAPTTTTTAAPTTTLDPTTITTEAPTTTTTNAALTTTATDTPTTTLDTTTTTTAAPTTTTVAPTTTTTVAPSTTVAPTTTTTPPTSTTTTEAPTITTTAAPATTTTTEAATTTTTSVPTTTTTTPTTTPTTTTTTPTTTTTTPTMTTTTVAPTTSSVAPLTTTTAAPTSTTTAALTTTTSAAPTSTTTNAVPTTTTTEAPTTTTTAAPTTISVAPTSTTTAGSTTTTTNAAPTTTTTAALTTTLDPTTITTEAPTTTITNTAPTTTATDTPTKTLDTTTTTTVAPTTTTVAPTTTTTVAPSTTVAPTTTTTPPTSTTTTEAPTITTTAAPATTTTTEAATTTTTSVPTTTTTTPTTTTPTKLRQPQHSCSSYDTICSSYDHYNCSTYFNNHCSSYNHYISSTTNAVPTTTTTEAPTTTTTAALTTTSVAPTHHNSSIYYNKYKCSSYDNHNCSSYYNFRSHDHYNRSTHYDHYKCSSYDNRN